From the genome of Pseudomonas sp. WJP1:
GAGATCGTTCCGGTCAACGAACCGCTGCAGGTCGACGCGATGATTCCCGTGCAGGCCATCGACAAGATGGTCCCCGGCCTGCCCGTGGACATTGCCTTCCCCGCCTTCAACCACGCCCAGACGCCGAACATTCCAGGCCGCGTGAAAACCATCTCCGCCGACCGCCTGCTCGACGAGGAAAGCAAGCAACCGTTCTACCTGGCCCAGGTGGAAGTCACACCCGACGGCATGAGCCTGCTTGGCAGCAATCATATTCGCCCCGGCATGCCCGCCAGCGTCACCATCAAGACCGGCGAGCGCAATTTGATGAGCTATCTGCTCAAACCGATGCTCGAGCGTGTGGACAGCTCCTTCAAGGAACAATGAAATGGACCGTCATTGCATATTCTTCTGCCTGCTGGGGCTGTCCCTGCCGACCTGCGCCATGGACCTCAAACAAGCCTGGGATCTGTTGCAGTACCAAGGTCCCGTTTACCGCGCCGCAGTGCATGAAAAAGCGGCCGGCGAGGAAAACCGCGCCATCGGCAAGGCCGGCCTGCTGCCGCAGATCAATGCCTCGGCCTACGACAACAAGGTCAATGGCACCCAGCGCCAAAGCGGTGTCGAAAGGGATCTGGACTACGACTCCAAGGGCGCCAACGTGCGCCTGCGCCAGCCACTGTTCAACAAACAGAAGATGGCCGAGTACCGCCAGGGTCAGCAGCGCGCCGACTACAGCGTCGCGGTGTTCGATGCCAAGACCCAGGACGCCGCGGTGCGCCTGGCCGAAAGCTATTTCGACGTGCTCCTGGCAAGCGAAACCATCGTCCTGGCCAAGGCCAAGCTGAGCGCCTTCGATGAGCAACTCGCCTCGGCGAAACGGCGGATGGAGCTGGGGGCCGGCACCGTCACCGACATCGACGAGTCGGTCGCTCGCCGCGACCTCGCCGAGGCCGAACTGATCGAAGCGCAGGACAACCTGGTCAACGCGCGCCGCCAGCTGGAGGAATACATCGGTGAAACCCCCGAATCACTGACCACCTTGCAGCCGAACTTCGATACACCGCCGCTGCTGCCGAGCAACCTGCAGGACTGGCTGGTCAAGGCCCAGGCCGATAGCCCGCTGATCATTGCGCGCCGTTACAGCAGCGACCTCGCCGCAGAAGAAGTGAAGCGCGCCAAGGCCGGCCACTGGCCAACACTGGATTTCGTTGCCGGCTACACCGCGGGCGATAGCCAATCGATTTCCGAGCTCAATCAACGCAACCGCTACGGCTCGATCGGCCTGGAAGTCAATCTCCCGCTGTTCAGCGGTGGGGGCGTCAGCGCGTTGACACGCCAGGCCAGTGCCAATAGCTACAAGGCGCAGGATGAACTCGACGCCACACGGCAGGAGGTCATCTCCGGAACCACCCGTGAGTATCAAGGTGTCCAGAGCGGCGCCAAGCGTGTTCGCGCGCTGGAAAAAGCAGTGGCGTCCAACGAACGCTCACTGAGTTCGACACGCAAGGGCTTCAAGGAAGGGGGCACCAGCACTAACTCGGACGTCCTCAATGCTGAAGAGCTGCTCTTCGTCGCGCGCCACGATCTGTTCGAGGCGAAGTTGCGCTATTTGATGTCGCGCCTGCGCCTGGCCTCCTCGGTGGGCAGTCTGGGCGACGACGATATCGACCAGATCAACGACTACCTCGGCCCGGAACTGCTGGTCAGCAACTGACTTTTTCCCGCCCGCCGGTCGAGCCAAATGGCTGGCCGGCGCCCCACCTCGTGGCGAATTCCATTCATATTTACCAAAATACGGCTCGCAGCCAGGCAATGGCGGATGCGCGATTCCATTTTTTTCAGTCACCAATTCAATAACGCAAAGATTACCCCTATCTCCTTATGGGACGGGAGTCCTAACAAAAAAGCGCGGTAAAAAAGCGCTTTTGCTATCACCATAACTGGGGATTTACACCCACTTTATCGGGAATTTATCACCACATTTGAGGAATATCCCCCACTACCATTTCTGCCATTTTTAACACTCAGAACAACCCGTTAATTAAATTGAACTTTTATTTCTCCCTGCGGTAGTGGCTCGTTAGTTGCTCCACCGCTTTTACCCGCACAACTATCGTCCCGGACTTGGAGACGGCGGGGCATCACGCGAGGGGAGAAAAATGAAACGTGCGACACCACCCTGCAATTCCATTGACTTGCTGCGCAGGTCCAGCCTGCCCTGCGCGATGCTCCTGACCCTGGCCACCGCCGATGCCGCGCCGCTCGACGATGTCAGCCAGCCACCCCCGACGGACCCGTCGGCGTATACCAATCCTCCAGCCGACCCGCTGGCCGCGGCGGCCGCGCTGGAAGCCTTGAAAACCATGCCGTCGGCCAACCAGGGCGCGATTGCCCTGCCCAACGGCGTGTATGGCGACCGCAACACCCCACGCGCCGAGAACGTGCTGCCGCCAAGCCTGCAGACATCGTTCAAGATCCCCACCAACGGCAAGCCCAGCCCGCTGTTCGGCGCCCAGCCCTACACCCAGCAATTGCTATTGTTCGAAGAATTCGGCACGGAAAAACTCGACCCGACGCTGCCCCCGCCGCCGCTGAAATTCCCGGTCCCCCTTGCCGGCCCGGCGCCGGCCCAGGACCCTGACAGCATCGCTCGCAGCGGCCCGTCGAAGGCGGCGCTGGAAGCCTTTATGCGCCAGCCCGGGCTTTACCCGTTTCCGTCGCAGTACTCCAACGTGCTGGACCGCAACCCGTGGAAATCGCAGATCGAAGCCTTCCTCAACCGCCATCCGGTAGGTTCGCCGGCCGAGGGGCGGCCACCGGGAAAGGGTTGGTCGCATCAACGCTGGAACGAGTTCTACCCGCAGGCCGCCTTCAAGACCGTGCAAGTCGGCGCGCGGATCAACACCGGCATGCGCGACCGCCGACAATTGCACAACTACGCCGTCGGTGAGTTCGGGCCTGGCGGGCTCTACTACCAGACCTCGGACATCCCGACCACGACGGGCACGACCAAAGGCATCGACACCCGTTTTCACCCCAACATGCCGATTCAGAACCACAAGGCGCTATGGACCTTCGATGGCACTTTTCCGGCCAAACTGCTGATGGTGCGTTACGGCCAACCGGTGCTGATGCGTCACTACAACGCCCTGCCGATCGACCCGGCGGCCAACATGGGTTTCGGTCTTCACACCCTCAGTACCCACGAACACAACGGTCACACCCCGGCCGAAAGCGACGGCTACACCAATGCGTTTTTCTTTCCGGGGCAGTACTACGACTATCGCTGGCCGCTGCAACTGGCCGGCTACGACACCATCAACACCAAGGCTGAAGATCCGCGCGCGGCATTCCCTTGCGCACCGGGGGAGACGCTGTACGTCAACGACGCCAGCCCCGGCCTCAAGACCTGCAACAACGGCTCCATCAAGATCCGTGGCGACTGGCGCGAAACCATGAGCACCCACTGGTTCCACGACCACATGCTCGATTTCACCGCACAGAACGTCTACAAGGGCAACGCGGTGATGATGAACTACTACAGCGCCCTGGACCGTGGCAACGAAGCGCTGCAAGACGGCGTCAACCTGCGCCTGCCCAGCGGTTCGGCGCTGCCTTGGGGCAACCGCGACTATGACGTCAACCTGATGGTGGCCGACAAGGCCTGGGACAAGAACGGTCAACTGTGGTTTAACCCGTTCAACACCGATGGCTTCCTCGGTGATCAGATCCTGGTCAACTGGCAGTACCAGCCGCGCCTGAAAGTGCGTGCGCGCAGCTATCGTTTCCGCATTCTCAATGGCTCGGTGTCGCGCTACTTCCGTTTCGCCCTGGTGCGTGAAATCGCCGGCACCGGTGGCGAATTCCCAGGGCCTGCAGGTTCCGGCCTGTCTTATACCCGCGTGCCGTTCCACCTGATCGCCAACGACGGCAACCTCATGGAACACGCCGTGCCGTTCGACGGCAGCATGGACCTCGATGGCGACGGCGATACACAGGACCATAACGCCATCCTGCCGACCCAGGGCATCGCCGAGCGTTTCGACATCATCGTCAACTTCGCGAAAAACGGGATCAAGACGGGTGACAAGCTGTACTTCGTCAACCTGATGGAGCACCAGAACGGCAAGGGTCCGGAGAGCGTACCGCTGAGCCTGGCAGACGTACTGTCCGGGAAGTACAAGGCGGTGCTCAAGCTGGGCAGCAAAGGGCTGGAATGGGACATGGGCGACCCGGTGGTGGGCAAGTTCATGCAAATGGTCGTGCAGCCTTATTCCGGCCAGGACGTGAGCATGAACCCGGCCGAGTATGAACCGGCCAAACCGGGCAAGCCGGCGGGCAAGAAAATGATCCCGCTGACCCTTGATCGCGATAACCCCACAGACCTTGCCAAGCTCAACGTGGCGCGGCATCGCGAGTTCATTTTCGGCCGCTCCGACGGCACCGACGAAGAACCGTGGACCATCAAGACTGATGGCGGCTTCGGCTACAGCATGGACCCACGCCGGCTCAGCGCCGCCCCGCAACTGGCCAACGGCCCGACCGATGGCGGCTACAGCGGCGATGGCACCCTGGAAGTGTGGAAAATCAGGAACGGCGGCAACGGCTGGAACCACCCCGTGCACGTACATTTCGAAGAAGGCATTGTCCTCAACCGCGACGGCAAGGCACCACCGGAATGGGAAAAGTGGGCGCGCAAGGACGTGTATCGCATCGGCGAAGGCATCGACAGTTCGACGGACGTGGAAATAGCCATCCGCTTCCGCGAATTCGCCGGGACCTACATGGAGCACTGCCACAACACCCAGCACGAGGACACCTCAATGTTGCTGCGCTGGGATATCGAGAAGCCTGGCCAATTCCAGTTGATGCCAACGCCCCTGCCCGGCTGGGACGGCGTCACCTACGTGAACTCTGCGGCGCTGCCGACCTTCCGCACCGGCGCCAGAGATGACGACAACGAAGGCCAGAACCAGAAACCGATCGCCAAAGCCGACAGCGCCGTCAGCAACAACGGCCAGGCGCTGATCATACAAGTCCTGGCCAACGACACCGACCCTGACGGTAACGTGCCGCTTAAAGTGGTGGGTCTTGCGCAACCGGACTCCGGCAAAGGCTCGGTCAGCACTGACGGCCTGCGTGTGGTCTACACACCACCGGCCACAATCGCCGCGCCGTTCTCCGCGACCTTTACCTACCAAGCCAAGGATACCAAGGGCGCGGAGTCGGCTCAGGCGACGGTGACGGTGGCGGTCTCGAAACCGGCAACACGCTGACGAATGTCAGTAACGACCACCGTCGCCGGCCCGCGGCCGACGGTGGTCATCCAACCGGCGTTCGGGAAGGTGGTGGTATCTACCCTGCAGTCGGTCGCCCCTGAGAATCGTCCGATCACCGTACGAAATCGATGATCGAATGATTCACCGCGCCACTAAACGCCCACGAATCGCGGCGCGAATCACCTGCCGCCCCACCGCTCCCCCCTCGCATGGCCCGCCCCTGTCATCGATTGCTAACTCCCTGACGCCCAATGAGAAGCAGACAACCTGCGTGTGACGATACTGGTTTGCTCATCAAACAGTGACGCGACACGTCTAGACCGATGCTTTTGCGCCCTGATGAGGGCTATCGGTTGCATCAAAAAAAAACAATCAGGGAGAGCGCAGAATGAAGTTCAGTTTTGTCGATAACAGCAAGCCAACCCGACGACGCGTTCTACGCGATGCCTTCATCCTGGCTTTGGCCGCCTCGCCCTTGGCCAGCATGGCCAGGGCAGCCGACGAAACCGCCGAAGAAGTGACCTTTGCGGCGGGCCCACGGCCGCTGGTGCAATACCCGCAAAAACGGCCGTTGACCCTGGTGACCACTCGCCCACCGCATCTGGAAACGCCCTTCACTGTTTTCAACGAAGGGCCGATCACCCCCAATGACGCCTTTTTCGTGCGTTACCACCTGGCGAATTTCCCGACCAGCATCGACCCGGACAGCTACCGGCTGAAGGTCAAGGGTGCGGTCGACGCCGCGTTGTCACTGTCCCTCGCAGAGCTTAAATCTCTGGCCGAGCCGGTAGAAGTAGTAGCTGTCAATCAATGCTCGGGGAACAGTCGTGGTTTCTCGATGCCACGGGTGTTCGGCGCACAGCTGGGCAATGGCTCGATGGGCAATGCACGCTGGCTGGGGGTACCGCTCAAGGCCGTATTGGAAAAGGCCGGGGTGAAAGCCAACGCCAGGCAAGTGACATTTCGCGGCCTCGACAAGCCCGTGCTGCCGAGTACCCCGGAGTTCATCAAGGCCCTGGACATCAGCCATGCCATGGACGGTGAGCCCATGATCGCCTGGTCGATGAACGGCACCGACCTGCCCTTTCTCAACGGTTACCCGATACGCCTGGTGGTGCCCGGCTATTTCGGCACGTACTGGGTCAAGCACTTGAGCGAGATCGAAGTAGTCGACCATGAGTACGACGGTTTCTTCATGGCTAAAGGTTACCGCCTGCCGGATAACGATTGTTTCTGCATCGCCCCCGGCACCACGCTGGCAAAAACCCGACCGATTTCCAAGTTGCCGGTACGCAGCTTCATTACCAGCGTTAAAACGGGTGATGTGTTGCCGTTGAAAAAAAGCGTGGTGCTCAACGGCATCGCGTTCGATGGCGGTGCGGGGATCACCAAGGTGGAAATCTCCATCGACGGTGGAAAGCTCTGGCGTGAAGCCACGCTAGGGCAGGACCTTGGTCGATTCTCCTTCCGCGAGTGGACGCT
Proteins encoded in this window:
- a CDS encoding TolC family outer membrane protein, producing the protein MDRHCIFFCLLGLSLPTCAMDLKQAWDLLQYQGPVYRAAVHEKAAGEENRAIGKAGLLPQINASAYDNKVNGTQRQSGVERDLDYDSKGANVRLRQPLFNKQKMAEYRQGQQRADYSVAVFDAKTQDAAVRLAESYFDVLLASETIVLAKAKLSAFDEQLASAKRRMELGAGTVTDIDESVARRDLAEAELIEAQDNLVNARRQLEEYIGETPESLTTLQPNFDTPPLLPSNLQDWLVKAQADSPLIIARRYSSDLAAEEVKRAKAGHWPTLDFVAGYTAGDSQSISELNQRNRYGSIGLEVNLPLFSGGGVSALTRQASANSYKAQDELDATRQEVISGTTREYQGVQSGAKRVRALEKAVASNERSLSSTRKGFKEGGTSTNSDVLNAEELLFVARHDLFEAKLRYLMSRLRLASSVGSLGDDDIDQINDYLGPELLVSN
- a CDS encoding Ig-like domain-containing protein is translated as MKRATPPCNSIDLLRRSSLPCAMLLTLATADAAPLDDVSQPPPTDPSAYTNPPADPLAAAAALEALKTMPSANQGAIALPNGVYGDRNTPRAENVLPPSLQTSFKIPTNGKPSPLFGAQPYTQQLLLFEEFGTEKLDPTLPPPPLKFPVPLAGPAPAQDPDSIARSGPSKAALEAFMRQPGLYPFPSQYSNVLDRNPWKSQIEAFLNRHPVGSPAEGRPPGKGWSHQRWNEFYPQAAFKTVQVGARINTGMRDRRQLHNYAVGEFGPGGLYYQTSDIPTTTGTTKGIDTRFHPNMPIQNHKALWTFDGTFPAKLLMVRYGQPVLMRHYNALPIDPAANMGFGLHTLSTHEHNGHTPAESDGYTNAFFFPGQYYDYRWPLQLAGYDTINTKAEDPRAAFPCAPGETLYVNDASPGLKTCNNGSIKIRGDWRETMSTHWFHDHMLDFTAQNVYKGNAVMMNYYSALDRGNEALQDGVNLRLPSGSALPWGNRDYDVNLMVADKAWDKNGQLWFNPFNTDGFLGDQILVNWQYQPRLKVRARSYRFRILNGSVSRYFRFALVREIAGTGGEFPGPAGSGLSYTRVPFHLIANDGNLMEHAVPFDGSMDLDGDGDTQDHNAILPTQGIAERFDIIVNFAKNGIKTGDKLYFVNLMEHQNGKGPESVPLSLADVLSGKYKAVLKLGSKGLEWDMGDPVVGKFMQMVVQPYSGQDVSMNPAEYEPAKPGKPAGKKMIPLTLDRDNPTDLAKLNVARHREFIFGRSDGTDEEPWTIKTDGGFGYSMDPRRLSAAPQLANGPTDGGYSGDGTLEVWKIRNGGNGWNHPVHVHFEEGIVLNRDGKAPPEWEKWARKDVYRIGEGIDSSTDVEIAIRFREFAGTYMEHCHNTQHEDTSMLLRWDIEKPGQFQLMPTPLPGWDGVTYVNSAALPTFRTGARDDDNEGQNQKPIAKADSAVSNNGQALIIQVLANDTDPDGNVPLKVVGLAQPDSGKGSVSTDGLRVVYTPPATIAAPFSATFTYQAKDTKGAESAQATVTVAVSKPATR
- the sorA gene encoding SorA family sulfite dehydrogenase catalytic subunit — its product is MKFSFVDNSKPTRRRVLRDAFILALAASPLASMARAADETAEEVTFAAGPRPLVQYPQKRPLTLVTTRPPHLETPFTVFNEGPITPNDAFFVRYHLANFPTSIDPDSYRLKVKGAVDAALSLSLAELKSLAEPVEVVAVNQCSGNSRGFSMPRVFGAQLGNGSMGNARWLGVPLKAVLEKAGVKANARQVTFRGLDKPVLPSTPEFIKALDISHAMDGEPMIAWSMNGTDLPFLNGYPIRLVVPGYFGTYWVKHLSEIEVVDHEYDGFFMAKGYRLPDNDCFCIAPGTTLAKTRPISKLPVRSFITSVKTGDVLPLKKSVVLNGIAFDGGAGITKVEISIDGGKLWREATLGQDLGRFSFREWTLAITFTHKGATQLMVRATNSAGETQPLQADWNPAGYRRHVVETSHVTVA